One window from the genome of Streptomyces sp. NBC_01476 encodes:
- a CDS encoding glycoside hydrolase family 3 protein, with protein MSASKQSKELRRLALSVLQPGFVGTQAPDWVLRAINDGLSSVVLFARNIVSPEQVALLTARLRAENPSLIIAIDEEAGDVTRIESSTGSTRPGNFALGAVDDLDLTEAVARDLGGQLHAVGVSLNYAPSVDVNSNPDNPIIGVRSFGVDPGRVARHAAAWIRGLQSAGVAACAKHFPGHGDVAVDSHHGLPSYDAGLETIATQALPPFRAALEAGVRAVMSGHLLVPAYDPQLPATLSSRILGDLLRKELGFDGLIVTDAIEMGAVTDAYGIEGATVKAVVAGADAVCVGGENAGEGVPDQLAGALVAAVESGELTEARLTEASRQVQEFADWSAGRARSLPVNPISGDIGFVAARRAIRCSGSVDDVLPLTAPPHVVELVPATNLAIGKETPWGVAVPLRERLPGTTFVRVHHQQLAARPAILEEYALAPATGRPLVVVVRDASRNTWMGQALAELARRRPDAIVVEMGLPGDSGAGAVRIFTHGATAASGVAAAEVLVGAR; from the coding sequence ATGTCCGCCAGCAAGCAAAGCAAGGAGCTGCGACGACTCGCACTCTCCGTCCTGCAACCCGGGTTCGTGGGGACGCAGGCGCCGGACTGGGTACTGCGGGCGATCAATGACGGCCTGTCATCCGTGGTGCTCTTCGCCCGCAACATCGTCTCGCCCGAGCAGGTCGCCCTGCTGACCGCCCGACTGCGTGCCGAGAACCCCTCGCTGATCATCGCCATCGACGAGGAGGCGGGCGATGTCACCCGGATCGAGTCCTCCACCGGCTCCACCCGGCCCGGCAACTTCGCCCTCGGCGCCGTCGACGACCTCGACCTGACCGAGGCGGTCGCCCGCGACCTCGGCGGGCAGCTGCACGCGGTCGGGGTCAGCCTCAACTACGCGCCCAGCGTCGACGTCAACTCCAACCCCGACAACCCGATCATCGGCGTCCGGTCCTTCGGCGTCGACCCCGGACGCGTGGCACGGCACGCCGCCGCCTGGATCAGGGGACTCCAGTCGGCGGGGGTGGCCGCCTGCGCCAAGCACTTCCCCGGGCACGGCGATGTCGCCGTCGACTCCCACCACGGACTGCCCAGCTACGACGCCGGCCTGGAGACCATCGCCACCCAGGCGCTGCCGCCCTTCCGGGCGGCGCTGGAGGCCGGCGTGCGCGCGGTGATGAGCGGCCACCTGCTGGTACCGGCCTACGACCCGCAACTGCCCGCCACCCTCAGCAGCCGTATCCTCGGCGACCTGCTCCGCAAGGAACTCGGCTTCGACGGCCTGATCGTCACCGACGCGATCGAGATGGGCGCCGTCACCGACGCCTACGGCATCGAGGGCGCCACGGTCAAGGCCGTCGTGGCCGGCGCCGACGCGGTCTGCGTCGGCGGCGAGAACGCCGGCGAAGGGGTGCCCGACCAGCTGGCCGGCGCGCTCGTCGCCGCCGTGGAGTCCGGTGAACTCACCGAAGCCCGGCTGACCGAGGCATCCCGCCAGGTCCAGGAGTTCGCCGACTGGTCGGCCGGCCGCGCCCGGTCCCTGCCGGTCAACCCGATCAGCGGAGACATCGGCTTCGTCGCCGCCCGGCGCGCCATCCGCTGCAGCGGCTCGGTGGACGACGTGCTGCCGCTGACCGCACCGCCGCACGTGGTCGAGCTGGTGCCGGCCACCAACCTGGCCATCGGCAAGGAGACCCCGTGGGGTGTCGCGGTGCCGTTGCGCGAGCGGCTGCCCGGAACCACCTTTGTCCGGGTCCACCACCAGCAGCTCGCCGCCCGCCCGGCCATTCTTGAGGAGTACGCACTGGCGCCCGCCACCGGGCGCCCGCTGGTCGTCGTCGTCCGGGACGCGTCCCGGAACACCTGGATGGGCCAGGCGCTCGCGGAACTCGCCAGGCGGCGGCCGGACGCGATCGTGGTGGAGATGGGCCTGCCCGGCGACTCCGGTGCGGGCGCGGTGCGGATCTTCACCCACGGCGCGACCGCCGCCTCCGGTGTCGCCGCCGCGGAAGTCCTCGTCGGAGCACGGTAG
- a CDS encoding TIGR03084 family metal-binding protein, whose translation MTALHDVYADLVAEGIELGEIVADLPRREWDTATPAPRWTVRHQVAHLTHVAHLLVLATGDPDAFAAGTAAARENFQAGMDARLAEYAAVPVPELLRRWGEERAAAEKALAALPRREPVPWLGGPLPASVLAAVALMELFAHGQDIRDGLGRTRVLTDRIGHIVFLGTRTRNLAYHARGQQPPAEPFRFELTSPSGELWAFGPPEADQWITGPAADFCLLVTRRRHRDDLALKAGGTDADHWLDIAQTYIGPPGEGRAPIGQYRV comes from the coding sequence GTGACGGCATTGCATGACGTATACGCCGACTTGGTTGCAGAGGGCATCGAACTCGGTGAAATCGTTGCAGATCTGCCCCGTCGTGAGTGGGATACGGCAACTCCGGCTCCCCGGTGGACCGTCCGGCACCAGGTGGCACACCTGACCCACGTGGCACATCTATTGGTGCTCGCGACGGGAGATCCGGACGCCTTCGCGGCCGGGACTGCTGCGGCCCGCGAAAACTTTCAGGCCGGTATGGACGCCCGGCTCGCTGAGTACGCCGCCGTGCCGGTCCCGGAACTGCTGCGCCGCTGGGGCGAGGAACGCGCCGCCGCCGAGAAGGCGTTGGCCGCGCTGCCCCGGCGTGAACCGGTGCCATGGCTCGGCGGTCCGCTGCCGGCCAGTGTGCTCGCTGCCGTCGCTCTGATGGAACTGTTCGCACACGGCCAGGACATCCGCGACGGCCTCGGCCGTACCCGGGTCCTCACCGACCGCATAGGCCACATCGTCTTTCTCGGCACCCGAACCCGGAACCTGGCCTATCACGCCCGCGGCCAGCAGCCGCCTGCCGAGCCATTCCGGTTCGAACTCACCTCCCCATCAGGCGAGTTGTGGGCTTTCGGCCCGCCGGAGGCCGACCAGTGGATCACCGGTCCGGCTGCCGACTTCTGCTTGCTCGTCACCCGCCGCAGGCACCGCGACGACCTCGCGTTGAAGGCCGGCGGTACGGACGCGGACCACTGGCTGGACATCGCTCAGACCTATATCGGGCCGCCCGGCGAGGGCCGCGCCCCCATTGGGCAATATCGCGTATAG
- a CDS encoding DUF6271 family protein yields MRRICLALPTNRPCAAAISAVHQEAAYAAENFDVEVHLLVLDSCDRASFTRHAAVVGGLPATPGVVTHHLDEAAQREFLRQVIGAAGLDKPELLLDLMLPAALSYGACTNRAFLIAAALGCASVHRRDSDSRYQELDGVPVFPIHHELRSLGKRAADAASSVTGTDLDARHRDKPVSMVGSSFVGEMSVDIDEMYRLDPEVYYEVVGLWAPFHWPQEEKRRFVDDSFRGAGTEMFTRDRATLTLVDPMRVDMCNIAFSGVQEQVPLMPATDTIGSDYFLIHLVHDATLPGVLHNRNIVNFYTGERRTDPGFMAYHLRFAKFFLSMLYLNHVYDRMEKAGETLLDGEHRIRVPAIVELLRESSGLDVTENVQRLDALDRTYRRLGGRYARFASALAERRARLLDEARRDIEDYALLTEAWSAMIRASRATDLHRLKRLPG; encoded by the coding sequence ATGCGCCGAATCTGTCTGGCCCTTCCCACCAACAGGCCGTGCGCCGCGGCGATCTCCGCCGTTCACCAGGAGGCGGCGTACGCCGCCGAGAACTTCGACGTCGAGGTCCACCTGCTGGTCCTGGACTCCTGCGACCGGGCTTCCTTCACCCGGCACGCGGCGGTCGTCGGCGGCCTGCCGGCAACGCCGGGAGTCGTCACCCACCATCTCGACGAAGCCGCGCAGCGCGAATTCCTGCGGCAGGTGATCGGCGCCGCCGGCCTGGACAAGCCGGAACTGCTCCTCGATCTCATGCTCCCGGCCGCACTGTCCTACGGCGCCTGCACCAACCGGGCATTCCTGATCGCCGCCGCACTCGGCTGCGCGTCGGTGCACCGCCGGGATTCCGACAGCCGTTATCAGGAACTCGACGGGGTGCCGGTCTTTCCGATCCACCATGAACTCCGCTCGCTCGGAAAGCGCGCGGCGGACGCGGCGAGTTCGGTGACCGGAACCGATCTCGACGCCCGGCACCGGGACAAGCCCGTTTCCATGGTGGGCAGTTCCTTCGTCGGCGAGATGTCCGTGGACATCGACGAGATGTACCGGCTCGACCCCGAGGTGTATTACGAAGTGGTCGGCCTGTGGGCTCCTTTCCACTGGCCGCAGGAGGAGAAACGCCGGTTTGTCGACGACTCCTTCCGCGGCGCCGGCACCGAAATGTTCACCCGCGACCGTGCGACACTCACTCTGGTCGATCCCATGCGGGTGGACATGTGCAACATCGCCTTTTCCGGGGTGCAGGAACAGGTGCCGCTGATGCCGGCCACCGACACCATCGGCAGCGACTACTTCCTCATCCATCTGGTGCACGACGCCACCTTGCCCGGCGTCCTGCACAACCGGAACATCGTGAATTTCTACACCGGTGAACGGCGCACCGATCCCGGATTCATGGCGTATCACCTGCGGTTCGCGAAGTTCTTCCTGTCGATGCTCTACCTCAATCATGTCTACGACCGGATGGAAAAGGCCGGCGAGACGCTGCTCGACGGCGAACACCGGATACGGGTGCCCGCGATCGTCGAACTGCTGCGGGAGAGCAGCGGTCTCGACGTCACGGAGAACGTGCAGCGACTGGACGCCCTGGACCGGACCTACCGCAGACTCGGCGGCAGATACGCCCGGTTCGCCTCGGCACTGGCGGAGCGCCGGGCCCGGCTGCTGGACGAGGCCCGCCGGGACATCGAGGACTACGCCCTGCTCACCGAAGCCTGGTCGGCGATGATCCGGGCGAGCAGAGCCACCGACCTCCACCGGCTCAAGCGGCTGCCCGGCTGA
- a CDS encoding helix-turn-helix transcriptional regulator, which produces MWNNHAEPLSLEQLAEAAYFSKFHYARTFTQVTGTSPGRFLAAIRLFMGKQHLLETRASVTDITYRVGYNSLGTFTSRFTQSVGISPARYRFLARCGLPPLILPTPHLDHATSTVTGHLQFPPDAGPVRVYVGAFNTPVLAGFPQSCDILDEPRPFRLHVTDGLWFIRAAAVAPHDAEPVPHIRLPRLIGSGSAIRARGGRMYRADVQLRTVTSIDLPVLLALPELDGTRSASAPAPPWPRRVPPRHG; this is translated from the coding sequence ATGTGGAACAACCACGCCGAGCCGCTTTCACTGGAGCAGTTAGCGGAGGCCGCGTACTTCAGCAAATTCCACTATGCGCGGACTTTCACCCAGGTCACCGGAACGTCGCCGGGCCGGTTCCTTGCCGCGATCCGGCTGTTCATGGGTAAACAGCATTTGCTCGAAACCAGAGCGAGCGTCACCGACATAACCTACCGGGTGGGCTACAACAGTCTGGGCACGTTCACCAGCCGCTTCACCCAGAGTGTGGGTATCTCGCCTGCCCGGTACCGGTTCCTGGCCCGGTGCGGCCTGCCGCCACTGATCCTGCCGACCCCGCACCTCGACCATGCGACCTCGACGGTGACCGGACACCTGCAATTCCCGCCCGACGCCGGCCCGGTCCGGGTGTACGTGGGGGCGTTCAACACCCCGGTCCTGGCCGGCTTCCCGCAGTCCTGCGACATCCTGGACGAGCCACGCCCGTTCCGGCTTCACGTGACCGACGGGCTGTGGTTCATCCGGGCGGCGGCGGTGGCACCGCACGACGCCGAACCGGTACCGCATATCCGGCTCCCGCGCCTGATCGGTTCCGGCTCGGCGATCCGAGCCCGCGGCGGTCGCATGTACCGCGCGGACGTGCAATTGCGGACGGTCACAAGCATCGATCTGCCGGTCCTTCTGGCCTTACCCGAACTCGACGGCACCCGCAGTGCCTCGGCCCCCGCTCCGCCTTGGCCGCGTCGAGTCCCGCCGCGTCATGGGTGA
- a CDS encoding type III PLP-dependent enzyme, with protein sequence MHENALFDALSATADDQIVFDLTGIEERYASLLRELPDVSVRFAMKACPVDEVLSCLAEQGSGVDAASLREISQAIDAGVPRDRIHYGNTIKSDADIAEAYRLGIRDFATDSLEDVAALAVHAPGSRVFCRLATDGQGALWGLSNKFGCSADDASAVLAKARETGLDPAGLSVHVGSQQMTADAWRRAFDQLVHVLGDLTRRGMSLRYVNLGGGLPALGYLDKKGRPLDPPLDKMFAVIREGMQQCRDAAGHELDFVVEPGRYLIADQGAVRAHVSRLSRRHAPDGEPQYWLYLSCGKFNGLYEMDELQYRLVFPTRPDGPYVMATVAGPTCDSDDAYSRAHGLVRVPASVASGDPVWVLSSGAYAVSYMTQGFNGFSPLPCRCVRRAGGR encoded by the coding sequence ATGCACGAGAACGCTCTGTTCGACGCCCTGTCGGCCACCGCCGACGACCAGATCGTCTTCGATCTCACCGGAATCGAAGAACGCTACGCATCACTGCTGCGGGAACTGCCCGACGTATCGGTGCGCTTCGCCATGAAAGCCTGCCCGGTGGACGAGGTGCTGTCCTGCCTCGCGGAGCAGGGCAGCGGAGTCGACGCGGCCAGCCTGCGGGAGATCTCGCAGGCCATCGACGCCGGCGTCCCACGCGACCGCATCCACTACGGCAACACCATCAAGTCCGACGCGGACATCGCCGAGGCCTACCGCCTGGGCATCCGCGATTTCGCCACCGACAGCCTGGAGGACGTCGCGGCGCTCGCCGTGCACGCCCCCGGTTCCCGGGTCTTCTGCCGGCTGGCCACCGACGGACAGGGCGCCCTGTGGGGGCTCAGCAACAAATTCGGGTGTTCGGCCGACGACGCCTCGGCGGTGCTGGCGAAGGCGCGGGAGACCGGCCTCGACCCGGCCGGCCTGTCGGTGCACGTCGGCTCCCAGCAGATGACGGCCGACGCCTGGCGGCGGGCTTTCGACCAACTGGTGCACGTACTGGGCGACCTGACCCGTCGCGGCATGTCGCTGCGGTACGTCAACCTCGGCGGCGGCCTGCCGGCGCTCGGCTATCTCGACAAGAAGGGCCGGCCGCTCGACCCGCCGCTGGACAAGATGTTCGCGGTGATCCGGGAAGGGATGCAGCAGTGCCGGGACGCGGCCGGGCACGAACTGGATTTCGTGGTGGAACCGGGCCGCTATCTCATCGCCGACCAGGGCGCCGTGCGGGCCCATGTCTCCCGGCTCTCCCGGCGCCACGCACCCGACGGCGAACCCCAGTACTGGCTCTACTTGAGCTGCGGCAAGTTCAACGGCCTGTACGAGATGGACGAGTTGCAGTACCGGCTGGTCTTCCCCACCCGGCCCGACGGCCCGTACGTCATGGCCACCGTCGCGGGTCCCACCTGCGACAGCGACGACGCCTACTCCCGCGCGCACGGCCTGGTGCGGGTGCCCGCGTCGGTCGCGTCGGGCGATCCGGTCTGGGTGCTCTCCAGCGGTGCCTACGCCGTCAGTTACATGACCCAGGGGTTCAACGGCTTCAGCCCCCTTCCCTGCCGTTGCGTCCGAAGGGCGGGCGGCCGATGA
- a CDS encoding alpha/beta fold hydrolase → MTTFVLVPGAWKGSWSFEAVVPLLERAGHTVHALTLTGLRPDDDNATVATANLDTHADDVLRHLDRHRITGATLVGHSYAGMVIAAAADRAGGRISRLVHLDAYVPRGGESCWSSTNEHFRAVFAAGAAGSGYAVRPPAGGDPRRRPHPLASFLQTVRLTGALAQVPRREFVYCSGWEDRTPFAGLRSRLQADPAWRVHDLPTGHDAMHEAPEAVAALLLDG, encoded by the coding sequence ATGACGACGTTCGTCCTGGTGCCCGGCGCCTGGAAGGGTTCCTGGTCGTTCGAGGCGGTGGTTCCGCTGCTGGAGCGTGCCGGTCACACCGTTCACGCCCTGACCCTGACCGGTCTGCGGCCGGACGACGACAACGCGACGGTCGCGACCGCCAACCTCGACACGCACGCCGACGACGTGCTGCGGCACCTCGACCGCCACCGCATCACCGGCGCGACGCTGGTCGGCCACAGCTATGCCGGGATGGTGATCGCCGCCGCCGCCGACCGCGCCGGCGGCCGGATCTCACGACTGGTGCATCTCGACGCCTACGTGCCGCGCGGCGGCGAATCGTGCTGGTCGTCGACGAACGAGCACTTCCGGGCTGTGTTCGCGGCCGGCGCCGCGGGCAGCGGCTACGCCGTCCGGCCGCCGGCCGGCGGCGATCCCCGCCGCCGTCCCCATCCTCTCGCCTCGTTCCTGCAGACGGTCCGGCTCACCGGCGCGCTCGCCCAGGTCCCCCGCCGGGAGTTCGTCTACTGCTCGGGGTGGGAGGACCGGACGCCGTTCGCCGGACTCCGCAGCCGGCTGCAGGCCGATCCCGCGTGGCGGGTCCACGACCTCCCCACCGGGCACGACGCGATGCACGAGGCCCCCGAGGCGGTCGCCGCACTGCTGCTCGACGGGTAA
- a CDS encoding AraC family transcriptional regulator: MQSHTRGHLVYAAGGVLAVHTERGTSIVPANRVAWTPAGFTHYHRAHGDTDMRIVFLTPSLARLVPEHPAVFLASGLAREVLLALTGPRNYDPAVPDYSRSARSRLLHVLVEELREAPEQPLHLPEPRDDRLRAIARMLYESPGDNATLAELGKTIGAGTRTLSRLFRDELGMTFYEWRTQLRVHHALVLLAEGHDTTRTASACGWSNPSSFIAAFTGIIGTTPGRYRTGHRTIHP; the protein is encoded by the coding sequence GTGCAGTCGCACACCCGGGGGCACTTGGTGTACGCGGCCGGTGGTGTCCTGGCGGTTCACACCGAGCGCGGCACGTCGATCGTTCCCGCCAACCGGGTCGCCTGGACCCCCGCCGGGTTCACCCACTACCACCGCGCCCACGGCGACACCGATATGCGGATCGTCTTTCTCACGCCGTCCCTGGCCCGGCTCGTCCCTGAGCACCCCGCCGTGTTCCTGGCCTCCGGCCTTGCCCGCGAGGTCCTGCTCGCCCTGACCGGCCCCCGCAACTACGACCCCGCCGTGCCCGACTACAGCCGCTCCGCGCGCTCCCGCCTCCTTCATGTCCTCGTCGAGGAACTCCGCGAAGCCCCCGAACAGCCGCTGCACCTGCCCGAACCACGGGACGACCGGCTGCGGGCCATTGCCCGGATGCTGTACGAGTCGCCTGGGGACAACGCCACGCTGGCCGAACTCGGGAAGACGATCGGAGCAGGCACCCGTACCCTCAGCCGGCTGTTCCGTGACGAACTCGGCATGACCTTCTACGAGTGGCGCACGCAGCTGCGCGTCCACCACGCGCTGGTGCTCCTCGCCGAGGGCCACGACACCACCCGCACCGCCTCGGCCTGCGGATGGTCCAACCCCAGCAGCTTCATCGCGGCGTTCACCGGCATCATCGGAACGACCCCGGGCCGCTACCGGACCGGCCACCGGACCATTCACCCATGA
- a CDS encoding ABC1 kinase family protein: MPHAVTRGGRARLAGRAPRLLTALGPFFVKAGQLLSTRRDLVPEHWCDALGELADEVRPPGRAAVARTLAEAGFADAFAEFDWEPVACGSIASVHRARLADGTEVAVKVQRHGIRPVLEADLRLALLGVRAGRVMPGMRDLPAEEMIGQLGGAVLHQLDFTAERDSLVALRANFSDHTELRIPAPVDGLCGPTVLTMEFVRDLGRFRPLGMTMARRQEVVRDVLKAVYRMLFVDGVVHCDLHPGNLCLDGEGRVVVLDAGFVVKLPDAVRRSFAGFFLNMAQGNGPRCADIVLDSAARLPGDLDREGFRTAVTELVDEVAGALSKDFDLGAFAPRLFKLQRDFGVFAAAEFAFPLLSLLVLEGMIKEFDSEVDFQAEAVPVLMASFAKDVQVDAERRARAESGEQAA, from the coding sequence TTGCCGCATGCTGTGACCCGCGGCGGCCGGGCGCGTCTCGCGGGCCGGGCGCCACGACTGCTGACCGCACTGGGCCCGTTCTTCGTCAAGGCCGGGCAACTGCTCAGCACTCGCCGTGATCTGGTTCCCGAGCACTGGTGCGACGCGCTTGGCGAACTGGCCGACGAGGTACGGCCGCCCGGCCGTGCCGCGGTGGCCAGGACCCTGGCGGAAGCCGGATTCGCCGATGCCTTCGCCGAGTTCGACTGGGAGCCTGTGGCCTGCGGCAGCATCGCCAGCGTGCACCGCGCCCGCCTCGCCGACGGCACCGAGGTCGCGGTCAAGGTGCAGCGGCACGGCATCCGCCCGGTGCTGGAGGCCGATCTGCGGCTGGCGCTGCTCGGCGTACGGGCCGGACGGGTGATGCCGGGCATGCGGGACCTGCCCGCCGAGGAGATGATCGGCCAGCTCGGCGGCGCCGTCCTGCACCAGCTCGACTTCACCGCTGAGCGGGACTCGCTGGTCGCGCTGCGCGCCAACTTCTCCGACCACACCGAACTGCGCATCCCGGCGCCGGTGGACGGCCTGTGCGGGCCGACCGTGCTCACCATGGAGTTCGTCCGGGACCTCGGCCGGTTCCGGCCGCTGGGCATGACCATGGCCCGTCGCCAGGAGGTGGTCCGCGACGTGCTCAAGGCGGTCTACCGGATGCTCTTCGTCGACGGCGTGGTGCACTGCGACCTCCATCCGGGGAACCTCTGCCTGGACGGCGAGGGACGGGTGGTGGTGCTCGACGCGGGCTTCGTGGTGAAACTGCCCGACGCGGTGCGGCGCTCGTTCGCCGGCTTCTTCCTCAACATGGCCCAGGGCAACGGACCGCGGTGTGCGGACATCGTGCTGGACAGCGCCGCGCGTCTGCCCGGCGACCTGGACCGGGAGGGTTTCCGCACGGCGGTGACGGAGCTGGTGGACGAGGTGGCCGGCGCGTTGTCGAAGGACTTCGACCTCGGGGCGTTCGCACCGCGGCTGTTCAAGCTGCAACGGGACTTCGGAGTGTTCGCCGCCGCCGAGTTCGCCTTTCCGCTGCTGTCACTGCTGGTACTGGAGGGAATGATCAAGGAGTTCGACTCCGAGGTCGACTTCCAGGCCGAGGCGGTCCCCGTGCTCATGGCCTCCTTCGCCAAGGACGTCCAGGTGGATGCCGAGCGCCGCGCGAGGGCCGAGTCCGGTGAGCAGGCCGCTTAA
- a CDS encoding phytanoyl-CoA dioxygenase family protein: MAPNRPYRASCELPYFSSDGDTYIAQTPLRSLRKTQKLRVLSEADFDFWQTYGYVVVKQAITTEAAAELLAFTWDFQGLDPDRPETWYDDREFRSDLDRELHIYGFVEAYHHQLIWNSRQTQRVYDAFVDVWDCEELWVTQDRLNLNPPNIKNRDRALIAPTERGFDIRLHWDIDTSLDDLPQRVQGIIALNDTAPDRGGFQCSPELFRRFDEWKPLQPADRDPIRPSVDQAEFPVIRPELKAGDLLIWNGQLAHGVAPNTSADGVRAAQYLSMMPALESHRELRRSRVESWRTLSTPEWNTTLVGDATKHESLRYGPAELTELGAKLLGLDSWHPRNPDQVTGE; encoded by the coding sequence CTGGCGCCCAACCGCCCTTACCGAGCCTCCTGTGAACTCCCGTACTTCAGCTCGGACGGCGACACCTATATCGCGCAGACCCCACTGCGGAGCCTGCGGAAGACCCAGAAGCTGCGTGTCCTGTCCGAGGCCGACTTCGATTTCTGGCAGACCTATGGCTATGTGGTGGTGAAGCAGGCGATCACCACCGAAGCCGCCGCGGAACTCCTCGCATTCACCTGGGACTTCCAGGGCCTCGACCCCGACCGGCCGGAAACCTGGTACGACGACCGGGAATTCCGCTCGGACCTGGACCGCGAACTGCACATCTACGGCTTCGTCGAGGCGTACCACCACCAGCTCATCTGGAACAGCCGCCAGACCCAGCGGGTGTACGACGCGTTCGTCGACGTCTGGGACTGCGAGGAGCTGTGGGTCACCCAGGACCGGCTCAACCTCAACCCGCCGAACATCAAGAACCGGGACCGCGCGCTCATCGCGCCCACCGAGCGCGGCTTCGACATCAGGCTGCACTGGGACATCGACACTTCGCTCGACGATCTCCCGCAGCGCGTCCAGGGCATCATCGCGCTCAACGACACCGCACCGGACCGCGGCGGATTCCAGTGCTCGCCCGAGCTGTTCCGCCGGTTCGACGAGTGGAAGCCGCTCCAGCCGGCCGACCGTGACCCGATCCGCCCCAGCGTCGACCAGGCCGAATTCCCGGTCATCCGGCCGGAGCTGAAGGCCGGGGACCTGCTGATCTGGAACGGCCAGCTGGCACACGGCGTGGCGCCGAACACCTCGGCCGACGGGGTGCGGGCCGCCCAGTACCTGTCGATGATGCCCGCGTTGGAGTCGCACCGGGAACTGCGGCGCTCCCGCGTCGAGTCCTGGCGGACACTCAGCACCCCGGAGTGGAACACGACGCTGGTCGGCGACGCCACCAAGCACGAGTCCCTGCGGTACGGCCCCGCCGAGCTGACCGAGCTGGGCGCCAAGCTGCTCGGTCTCGACTCCTGGCACCCGCGGAACCCTGACCAGGTGACCGGAGAGTAG
- a CDS encoding GNAT family N-acetyltransferase: MNHPVRIRRIAEEDWDAIVALEAGAYTALGLCEGRPALEAKVRASPATCFALDHGRRLAGYLLALPYPGSESPALTSREEVVFHSRNLHLHDLVIARDLRGRGLGKALVRHLTAGARQLGYEQISLVAVGGSHTFWAAIGFTARREVVNSPGYGPGSVYMSMSLPPEQAERPTAEHPAPAGALPSGAPSREYEVG, encoded by the coding sequence ATGAACCACCCGGTACGCATCCGCCGTATCGCCGAGGAGGACTGGGACGCCATCGTCGCACTGGAAGCCGGCGCCTACACCGCCCTCGGGCTCTGCGAGGGACGGCCCGCGCTGGAGGCCAAGGTCCGGGCGTCCCCCGCGACCTGTTTCGCGCTGGACCACGGCCGGCGGCTGGCCGGCTACCTGCTGGCGCTGCCGTATCCCGGGTCCGAGTCACCCGCCCTCACCAGCCGGGAGGAGGTCGTCTTCCACTCGCGCAACCTCCATCTGCACGACCTCGTCATCGCCCGGGACCTGCGCGGCAGGGGGCTCGGCAAAGCCCTGGTACGTCATCTGACGGCCGGTGCCCGGCAGTTGGGGTACGAGCAGATCTCGCTGGTCGCGGTCGGCGGCAGCCACACCTTCTGGGCGGCCATCGGTTTCACCGCCCGGCGCGAGGTGGTCAACTCCCCCGGCTACGGCCCGGGTTCTGTGTACATGTCGATGTCCCTGCCACCGGAACAGGCCGAACGCCCCACAGCCGAACACCCGGCACCGGCCGGCGCTCTGCCGAGCGGAGCACCATCACGAGAATACGAAGTGGGATGA